CGGCGAGCAGGAACGTGCCGAACAGCTCCGCGCGGCGTCCCTCGCCCCACTCCGCGCCGACGACGACCGCGTCGAGCGTCTCCACGTCCGGCTTGCGTTTCAGCCAGTCGCGCCCGCGGTCGCCCGGGGTGTACGCCGCCTCGGGGTTCTTCAGCATGACGCCCTCGTGGCCCGCGTCGAGGGCGTCGCGCTCCGCGGCCGCGATCGCGTCCGGGTCGTCCGCGAGCGCGAGGTCCGCAGCCGCGTCGCCGAGGACTGCCCGGAGCCGGTCGTGGCGGACGCGGAGGGACTCGTCCAGCAGGTCGTCGCCGTCGGCGTGGAGGCAGTCGAAGGCGTGGAGCCGCAGCGAGACGGTCTCGCGCATCCGGTCGACGTCGTGTTTCCGGCGGAAGCGCCGGAGCACTTCTTGGAACGGGAGCGGGTCGCCCGCGTCGTCGACCGCGACGACCTCGCCGTCCAAGATGACCGGGACGTCGACGCGGTCGGCGACGTACTCGACGATCTCCGGGAGCGCCTCGGTCACGTCGTCCATGTTCCGCGAGTAGAGCCGCGGGCCGAGGCCCTCCCCGTCCCCCGAGTTCCCGCCGTCGGGCGCGTAGTGGACCTGAACGCGCGCGCCGTCGAACTTCGTCTCGACGGCGACCTCGCCGAACGAGTCGACCGCGTCGGTCGCGGTGCCCGCCTGCGCGAGCATCGCCTGAACGGGCCGGCCGACGCGGAGCGACTCCGCGCGCAGCCCCTCGGTCCCCTCGTCGCGGGCGCGGACCGCGACCCGGCCGTAGTCGTTGGTCACCTGAAGCGCGCGTTCGACGGCGGCGATCGCCTCGTCGCTCGCGCGGAGCGCGAGGTCATTGCTCTCCGAGTCGGCGGCCTCGAAGGCGTCCTCGCCGTCGGCGTCGGGGGCGTCGTCTCCCTCGCCGTCCCGTTCCGGGTCGGGCGCGAGGAACGCCTCCGCGACCGCGTCCCGGATCGTCCCCTCGCCGACGCCGAGTCGCATCTCGCCGAGGACGAGTCGGGCGAGGAACGCCGCCTCGCTCGGCGAACACCGGGTGAACAGTCCGAACAGCGCGTCCCGCTTCCGCGACTCGCTGCCGTCGCCGCTCTCGGCCGCGAGGTCGCGGAGCGCCTCGTCGACCGCCGCGACGGTGAGCGCGTCGCGGCCGCCGCCGAACGCGGCGAGGCCCCGCTGGCCGCCGAGGTCGTACGCGGCCGCGACGGAACCGATCTCGCCGCGCTCCGCGAGGCGGTCCTCGACGTCGCTCGCCGAGACGTTCGGGCCGGCGGCGCGGGCGATCGCCTCCCGGCAGAGCGCGGGCCCGATGTCGAGGGTGCGCGTGTCGTGTGCGGGGAAGACGCGGCCGAGCAGGAAGCGGGTGACGACCGGGAGGTCGTCGCCCGATCCGTCGGTGTCGGTGTCAGCCGCGGCGTCGGCGTCTCCTGCGACGTCGGCGTCTCCCGCGGAGCCGGCGTCGACGAGCAGGTCGGCCGCCGCGAGCGTCGTCTCGATGTCGCCGTCGATCGCGGCCAGCCGGTCCGCCCGTTCCGCCAGCGCGGCGAATTCCATACGCGTCGGGTCGGCGGCCGGCGGGCAAAAGCGACCCGATGCGCGCGCCGGTCGGGGCCGGCGGCGGGGTTCGGATCCGCGGCGGGGAACCGCTTTTCACCTCCGCCGCCGTATGCCCGGACATGTACGTCCGCGACGCCAAAAACCGTGACGAGGCGTGGTTGTTGGACGCGATCGAGCAGTTGGGGCTCGACGACGTCGCCTTCCGGTCGCGGGACTACGTGATCGCGGTCGACGAGGAGTCGAACGACCGGGCCGGCTTCGGGCGGCTCCGGCTTCACCGCGGCGACGACGGCGAGGAGAACCGGATCGAGCTGACGGGCATCGGCGTCCTGCCGGAGTGGCGCGACCGCGGGGTCGGGGCGCACGTCGTCGAGCGCCTCGTCGACACCGCGGCCGCGGACGGCTTCGAGACGGTGTACGTGCTCACCGACCAGCCGGAGTACCTGACGCAGTTCGGCTTCGAGCGCGTCGACACGGACGACCTCCCGCCCGCGCTCTCCGACCGCCTCACCGAGAAGCGGGAGTTCCTCGGCGGCGGGGTCGTCGGACTCCGACTCGCGGTCGACGACTTCGAGATGCCGTCCCGGTTCCGCCGGGCGTTCAAAGAGGCCGAGCCCACCGGCGGCGACGAGCCGGAGGAGTCCGCCGAGGACTTCGGGATCGACCCCGACTCGGCGACCTACAAGTACGACACCGGGCGCTGACAGACCCGGCTCGTTCTCTGTTCTGAGGCTTTCCATCCATCCGCGGTGGCGCGTGCCTGCGAGGCCGCCTTGCGGCCGAGCAGCACGCGCGAGGGAGTCGGTCGCCGAGCGAAGCGACGGCGACCGACGAGGCTGGGGAGGCGTGAGGCCGCGGTGCTGTACAGGGCGGGACTCGAAGGGGCAGTCGCGAGGGGGGCGCAGGCGAAGTAAGCACCGCAGGAGCGAGTGAAACGAGCGACGAGGAGCGCAGCGAGCGTGCGCCTCCCCCCCCTCCCCCCCCCCGACTGGGGCTTCAGTGGTGTGCGCGTCGACCGAAGCACCATCAATAAAATCAACTCCGTACAGTCGAGCGTCCGGGGCTCCGGGGGCCTCGGTCGATGTGTCGGTCACAACGGCGCACAGTCCAGCGTTTCGAACGTCTCAGAACACTCCACTCACTAATCGGTCGAAGAACGCGTATGAATGGTGGACAGGCGGGGGAGCCCGGCGTTCCGTCACGGGGTATCCCGATTGCCTCCTCCACCCCGCGACCCGACGAGCGACGGGCGTCCGGCGGTGGGCTGCTCGCTTCCGCGCCTGACCCGGTGTCGCCGACGAACCGCGACGGACCGCTCCTGCGAGCGGGCGTCGCGGACCGCTGTCCCCGGCGGACGAGGCTTCCACGTTGGCTCTCGGGGCCCGTGCCGGTCTGACCGGACGTGCCCGCTGTTCGGTCCCCGCTAAAGACTGCCTCACGGGTTACGAGCGGGGCCTAACCGCCCGACCTAGTCCGTTCGACGATATTCGGGTCCGGCATAAGGGCCTTTCGTTCGGCGGCCGCGAGGTTACGACAACACGACCCGGGCGTACGCCGCCGCGGAGAGCGGCAGGGGGATCGACAGCGCGACGACGGCGGGCGCGTGCCACACCAGCCAGAGGTTGTCGCGGAACACCGGGCTCGGCTCGACCGCCGCCGCCCAGCTCGCCGCGCTCAGGGTGGTCGCGAACGCGAGGACGACCGCCACGCCGGCGAGCGTTCCGGGGTCGACGTTCCCCTGCTCGACGGAGGCGATGACGACCGCGCTCAACAGCGCGAACAGCGTGATTCCGCCCCAGCCGACGACGCCGGACGCGTAGTACGTCGCCAGCTGCGAGGCGTACTCCGGTCCCGAGATGACCGCGTACGGCGCGACGAGCGCGACGACGGTGACGACGGCGGCGGCGATTCCGACCCGGCGCGAGACGGCGCGGAGGTCCATACTCGCACTCGGAGTCGAGCCGCGGTAAAAGGACCGGATCGGACGCACCGACAGCGCCGCGACGACCCGGACCGTTCCCGTAGCGTTTTGCCCCGGCGGCCCCCACACCGGAACATGTCACTCGACGTCGACCCGCCGGACCCCCCCGAACTCGCCGCCGTCGACCCGAACGAGTACGAGGACGCCGAGGTCTCGGGCGGCGAGTACCGCCGCGACGAGCTGGAGGCGTTCCTCCGCGAGGGCGCGTGGGAGGAGGCGTTCGACGAGTGGGCCGCCGGCAGCGACGTGGACGAGGCGGACTGGCGGATCGCCGTCGACCTCGGGTTAGTCTCCCGGTTCGACTTCTTCTGGGACGACTTCGCCGACCGCGTCGGCTACCACGCGCCCGGACTGCCGGAGGACTGGAAGGAGCGCGACCTCCACCCCGAGCTGGACTCGTGGGGGACCGTCTCCGCCATCAACGCCGGGCTCACGGAGCTCGGTCAGATCGTCTGCGAGACGCTCAAAACGGAGTACATCGACTGGGAGGCCGACTTCGACGCGCCGGACGACCTCCCGGACTTCGAGGCGTAGCGGGCGGCGAGGACGCCCCCGCTCGCACTCGCAGTCCCCTCAGTGCCCCCAGAGGTTCCCGTCCGGGTCGTAGCGCGCGTCCATGATCCGGTCCCACTGCTCGCCGGAGAGGTCGAGGTCGACCGCGGCGACGTTCTCGTCGAGCTGGTCAACCGTCCGCGCGCCGACGATCGGGACGCAGGTGAACTCGTCCCACTCGGTGAGCCACGCGAGCGCGACCTGCGCGGGCGTGGCGTCGAGCTCGTCGGCGACCTCGCGGACCGCGTCGAGCACCTTCCAGCCGCGCTCCGAGAGGTAGAAGCGCTCGAACCGGTCGTCGAAGCTCGCGCGGGACCCGTCGGGCGCGATCACCTGCTCGGGGTCGTCCGGGTCGGCGCGCTCGTACTTCCCGGTGAGGAACCCGCCGGCGAGCGGGGAGTACGGGCAGACGGCCAGGTCCTGGTCGATACAGACGTCGAGGTACTCGCGCACGTCCTCGTAGTAGCCCGCGTGGTGGAGCGGCTGGACCACGTCGAAGGCGGCGTAGTCGTTGACGTCGGCGGTCCACTGCGCCTTCGTCAGCCGCCAGGCCGCCATCGTCGACGCGCCGAGGTGGTGGACCTTCCCCTCAGAGACGAGCTCGTCGAGGACGCGCATCGTCTCCTCGATCGGGGTCTCGTCGTCCCAGCGGTGGATGTAGTAGACGTCGAGGTAGTCCGTGTCGAGGCGATCGAGCGTCCCCTCGACCTGCGCGCGGATGTGCTTCCGCCCCAGCCCGGAGTCGTTCGGGCCGGGTTCGCCGCGGCCGTCGAACGGGAAGTACACCTTCGAGGCGATCACGTAGTCCTCGCGGTCGCGCTCGGCGAGCCACTCGCCGATGTACTCCTCGCTCGTCCCGTGGGGCGTCCCGTAGACGTTGGCCGTGTCGATGAAGTTGATCCCGCGCTCCGCGGCCGCGTCGAGCAGTTCGTGGGCCTCCTCGCGGCCCGTCTCGACGACGCCGTTCGTCTCGCGTCCGAACCGCCACGTCCCCAGACACAGCTCCGAGACGCTGAGCCCGGTGTTCCCGAGTCGCCGGTAGTCCATGCCGGCACGTCTCTGGGCGGGCAGGTAAAGCGTGACGGCACCGGCGGGCGGCGCGGCGGGGATCGGAGGGCCCAGCCGGGTCCGGCGGCTACCCGAAGTTCTCGACCTTCGCGGCGTCCGCGTCGCCGCCGGCGGCGTCGATGGCGGCCTCCGCGTCCGCGACGAGGTCGGCGAACCCGTAGACGAACGCCGTCTCGCCGTCCACGCCCGTGAGCACGTCGGCGACGGCGTCGGTGAGCGCCTCGTCCGCGCCGAGGAGGTGGACCGCGGCACCCCGCTCGCGGAGGGCCTCTACCCGGTCGGCGTGGGCGACGTCGTTGTCGCGGTAGACGACCGCGGCCTCGGCCCCCTCGTCGAGCGCGCGCTCGGCGATGGCGACCGCGGGACCGATCCCGGGACCGCCGGCGATCACGACCGCGCGCGCCTCGCCGTCGTAGTGCTGGTCGCCGTAGGGGCCGGAGAGGGTCATCTCGGTGCCGGCCTCGGCGTTCGCGAGGAACGCCGAGAAGTCGCCGCCCTCGTCGGGGTCGATCCCGACCGTGACCTCGAACGCGTCGTCCACGTGGGGCGACGAGAGGGTGTAGAAGCGGGCCACCGACTCGCCGTCTATCTCGGTGCCGAGCTTCACGAACTGTCCGGGCTCGGCCGCGACCCCGTCTGGCGCGCGGAACCGGAGGGCGTACGTGTCGGGGCCGACCGACTCGACCGACTCGACCGTCGCTGTCGTGTCCATACACTGGATCGGCGGGCGAGACACAAACCCCTTCCCGTCGGCGTCGGTCCTGCCCGTGCCGAAACCGATCCGACCCACCGACCCCCGACCCACCCACCCGCGGCCGATCACCGGGGTGATGTGTTCGACGTTCGTCGAAAACCGGTCCGACGCGAAGGGACGATCGTGAGGAAAGTGGTGAATACACGTCCAATTATCTCTGA
This genomic stretch from Halorubrum hochsteinianum harbors:
- a CDS encoding FAD-dependent oxidoreductase is translated as MDTTATVESVESVGPDTYALRFRAPDGVAAEPGQFVKLGTEIDGESVARFYTLSSPHVDDAFEVTVGIDPDEGGDFSAFLANAEAGTEMTLSGPYGDQHYDGEARAVVIAGGPGIGPAVAIAERALDEGAEAAVVYRDNDVAHADRVEALRERGAAVHLLGADEALTDAVADVLTGVDGETAFVYGFADLVADAEAAIDAAGGDADAAKVENFG
- a CDS encoding DUF7548 family protein, with amino-acid sequence MDLRAVSRRVGIAAAVVTVVALVAPYAVISGPEYASQLATYYASGVVGWGGITLFALLSAVVIASVEQGNVDPGTLAGVAVVLAFATTLSAASWAAAVEPSPVFRDNLWLVWHAPAVVALSIPLPLSAAAYARVVLS
- the ligA gene encoding ATP-dependent DNA ligase LigA, whose product is MEFAALAERADRLAAIDGDIETTLAAADLLVDAGSAGDADVAGDADAAADTDTDGSGDDLPVVTRFLLGRVFPAHDTRTLDIGPALCREAIARAAGPNVSASDVEDRLAERGEIGSVAAAYDLGGQRGLAAFGGGRDALTVAAVDEALRDLAAESGDGSESRKRDALFGLFTRCSPSEAAFLARLVLGEMRLGVGEGTIRDAVAEAFLAPDPERDGEGDDAPDADGEDAFEAADSESNDLALRASDEAIAAVERALQVTNDYGRVAVRARDEGTEGLRAESLRVGRPVQAMLAQAGTATDAVDSFGEVAVETKFDGARVQVHYAPDGGNSGDGEGLGPRLYSRNMDDVTEALPEIVEYVADRVDVPVILDGEVVAVDDAGDPLPFQEVLRRFRRKHDVDRMRETVSLRLHAFDCLHADGDDLLDESLRVRHDRLRAVLGDAAADLALADDPDAIAAAERDALDAGHEGVMLKNPEAAYTPGDRGRDWLKRKPDVETLDAVVVGAEWGEGRRAELFGTFLLAVRDEGGAGDAPDRDDPDDAADLVPPGYATVGKVATGITDEALADLTERLEPHVVGESGTTVAFDPELVVEVGYEEIQTSPTYSAGYALRFPRFVGVREDKSVDDADSLARVRRLAGDD
- a CDS encoding aldo/keto reductase encodes the protein MDYRRLGNTGLSVSELCLGTWRFGRETNGVVETGREEAHELLDAAAERGINFIDTANVYGTPHGTSEEYIGEWLAERDREDYVIASKVYFPFDGRGEPGPNDSGLGRKHIRAQVEGTLDRLDTDYLDVYYIHRWDDETPIEETMRVLDELVSEGKVHHLGASTMAAWRLTKAQWTADVNDYAAFDVVQPLHHAGYYEDVREYLDVCIDQDLAVCPYSPLAGGFLTGKYERADPDDPEQVIAPDGSRASFDDRFERFYLSERGWKVLDAVREVADELDATPAQVALAWLTEWDEFTCVPIVGARTVDQLDENVAAVDLDLSGEQWDRIMDARYDPDGNLWGH
- a CDS encoding GNAT family N-acetyltransferase, encoding MYVRDAKNRDEAWLLDAIEQLGLDDVAFRSRDYVIAVDEESNDRAGFGRLRLHRGDDGEENRIELTGIGVLPEWRDRGVGAHVVERLVDTAAADGFETVYVLTDQPEYLTQFGFERVDTDDLPPALSDRLTEKREFLGGGVVGLRLAVDDFEMPSRFRRAFKEAEPTGGDEPEESAEDFGIDPDSATYKYDTGR